CTTTTTGAGTTGTTATGATGTTGATTGTTAATACTTTCATGTTCAGCATATAGGAAGCTTGCCAGAAGTTACCATCCGGATGTGAACAAGTAAGTTTCACCTTCAAACTTCAATAATTTGCTTGATGTCCTTTTGTTAATATGCATCCCTAGTCTTCTGTATTAATCAATGCTTTTTGTTTGACGATCTGCTTGGTCTTTCCATGGTACAAATTGATTACCGTATGATAAACCTTGAACTGGAAGAAGTTAATAGGTGAACATGTATAATGAGAGGGGTCATTTAAAACATATAAGTAGACGATGTAATTCAATTGAATGTGCTTGCACTAAATCTTATCAAGGAACTGTCTGCTTCTCCAATTTTGGCTGCTCTAGTTTTATGTCCTTAAATCATAACTAGGAGTTACTTTGTTAAGGAATAGCTGGGCTGTATCTCATAGTTACAGCTGAAAATGTTTCTGCTCATGAAAGCTGGACCTTCCTCGcatatttcttgaattttattcaAGTTTCTCAAGCATATAGTCCAGATTGCTTTCTCATGGGACACACCACCTTCTTGACCAATTTCTTGGGAAGTGTTTTAAGTTTGCATGGGAAATAAGAGTTGTCAAGGTTGGTTTGACTAATTTCTAAAGCTACTTTCTAGTTCTGAACGTTCTATTCATGGTCATGAATTATGACTCACCGTTTTTTGCTCAACCATATGCTATATTTTAAATCTTATTGGTAATGAGCCTTTTTGGAAGCCATCTTTGGTATAAGATTCACTAGGACCTGAAACATTTGAATCTTCTAGTGGGCATCCAACTCaacaatataatattttttctccATATCAGACCTACCTCAAACTAGCCATATTTTACTCATTCTTAGAGGGATTTGATCCGATAAATATATGCGTGTCAATGAGCAAATGGGAGCAGCTGTTGACAACATCTAGTGCAAGGCATTTGCATCACAGGTCCTACTTCAGAAAGAATGGTCTTGCAATGATGTCCAATAAGATGGTGTGGTTAGTTGCTCACGCAAACTCAATGACAAAGTGACCACATGTTATATTCTCTCTCCATCTGACCTACCGCAGATGAGCCATATGTTAGTTGTTCTTAAAGGGATATGATCtgacaaatttttatttgtgtcGATGAATAAGTGGTGAGCAGCTATTGACAGCATATAATGCAAGGCATTTACGTCAAAAGTCCTAGATTTAGAAAGAAGGGACTGACAGTGATGTCCAATAAGAAGTTCTGATAGTTGCTTACACCGACTTGGTGACCAAAGTGACCATgctaaaatttttcttctttaattgttagtTCTTTTTTCCCTTATTCTGATTCTCTTTAGTCTTCTGGAGGGGAGTGTTATTGAAACTTGAAATCGATTAGTATGTAACACTGATTTGAGGATACATAGCCACATATGAAAGACTGAGGCAGTACTTAGTTCCAGCTATTTGCTACAGTGCATTTCTCATATCAGGGTTGAGGGTTTGATTTCTTTCCATTTGGTCTATCAAAATAATCTATCAGAAAGCTTGAAGCTGGCTGTCGTATTAGGTAGATGATTCCACACAATTGAAGCTAAATACCTAATTCTAtgtgccctttctttttcttatattCCTTTTTGTAGCATTGCCATTTTCTGCTTTGCCACATGTGTAAGATGGTTACCATTAGCTAGACAAACCTACAGTTTCTAATTTTCAGATAAACTTTGTAAGTACATCTCTCCTTTAAGTCAGAGTTAGACAGGATATTTGGTGTTCTAGCAAAATGGTTTCAACTGTGAGTTACAGCCAAACCTTTAGATCACATTGGCAAGTTATAGATATAGTTTCACTGGGTGGAGAACTTCTTCACGCTTTGAACCCAGTTTGATATGAAATATAGCTCAATGTTCTTTAAGGtggcctaaactttgttttgctatagtttttttttttttttttaagaaaatgaaTTTACTTTGGTAGCCTTAATGTCGTTGAAATGGGTATTTGATAGCACGTGACCCAGAGTCGTTAGATTGGTTCTGTTCTTAGAACTTTTTCTTTATGCCACCAAATTTTCGAGCCTTGAACTCTGTTCCATATAAGTTGTGCACTTATTTAAGGATGTATATTATACGTTTTTTTAAATGTTCAATGAAGCCTAATTACTTGCTTGCAGAGAACCTGGAGCAGAACAGAAATTCAAAGAGATCAGCAATGCTTATGAGGTATGTCATGATCATCGTAACTGTTAAGGTTGAGTTGATAGCCCATCAATAATGTAGTCAAGGGAAAATTTGTTTGCAATTGCCAAGTTGAAAAGTAACCTCTGTGCGACAGGTTTTGTCAGATGATGAGAAACGTTCCATTTACGACAGGTATGGGGAGGCAGGGCTTAAAGGTTCCATGGGCATGGGGGTGAGTTTCTTTTACTCTGAGGAAACAGTAACCATCCTCTTTCTTTGAGAGGCTCCTGTGTATTGACTACTCATATCTTGACATCTTGTTGGTTCACTATGGTAGGATTTCAGCAACCCCTTTGATCTATTCGAGTCCTTGTTTGATGGCCTCGGTGGTATGGGTATGGGTGCCAGAGGCTCTAGGAACCGGGCCACTGAAGGCGAAGACCAGGTGTACAATCTAGTTTTAGATTTCAAAGAAGCCATCTTTGGGGTTGAAAAGGAGATTGAAATAATGCGGCTTGAGAACTGTGGCACCTGCGATGGGTCAGGTGCAAAACCAGGGACCAGAACTGCTAAATGTAGTGCATGCGGGGGCCAAGGACAGGTTATCTCATCTGCAAGGACCCCACTTGGTGTGTTCCAGCAAATAATGCCATGCTCTGCTTGTGGTGGTGCTGGAGAGACCACCACGCCATGCAACACATGCGGCGGTGATGGTCGCGTGAGGAAGTCGAAGCGGATTAGCTTGAAAGTCCCTGCTGGGGTTGATTCTGGTAGCCGGTTACGGGTTCGATCAGAAGGTAACGCTGGAAGGAGAGGGGGACCCCCTGGGGATCTTTTTGTTATTATAGAAGTTCGTCCAGATCCTGTACTGAAGCGCGATGATACAAATATTCTCTACACTTGCAAGGTGACCTACATTGATGCTATTCTGGGGACGACTCTCAAGGTCCGTACTGTAGATGGAATGGTTGATCTTAAGGTTCCATCTGGAACTCAGCCAGGGACGACCTTGGTAATGGCGAAAAAGGGTGTGCCTTTCTTAAACAAAAGCAACATGAGGGGTGATCAGCTTGTCAAGGTGCAAGTTGAGATTCCGAAGCGGCTTAGCGGAGAAGAGAGGAAGCTAATTGAAGAACTTGCCAATCTAAACAAGGCCAAAGCCCCCA
This portion of the Coffea arabica cultivar ET-39 chromosome 2e, Coffea Arabica ET-39 HiFi, whole genome shotgun sequence genome encodes:
- the LOC140004208 gene encoding chaperone protein dnaJ A7A, chloroplastic-like isoform X1, which encodes MAIVPCGSTWMARCGVQPQIVARFTVTNKLSLPPDCVASRSKVLASPSSTFFSQRPLHVLFNSGSCKDSRQKRGARFAVRAQQDYYSVLGVSKNASKSEIKSAYRKLARSYHPDVNKEPGAEQKFKEISNAYEVLSDDEKRSIYDRYGEAGLKGSMGMGDFSNPFDLFESLFDGLGGMGMGARGSRNRATEGEDQVYNLVLDFKEAIFGVEKEIEIMRLENCGTCDGSGAKPGTRTAKCSACGGQGQVISSARTPLGVFQQIMPCSACGGAGETTTPCNTCGGDGRVRKSKRISLKVPAGVDSGSRLRVRSEGNAGRRGGPPGDLFVIIEVRPDPVLKRDDTNILYTCKVTYIDAILGTTLKVRTVDGMVDLKVPSGTQPGTTLVMAKKGVPFLNKSNMRGDQLVKVQVEIPKRLSGEERKLIEELANLNKAKAPNSRR
- the LOC140004208 gene encoding chaperone protein dnaJ A7A, chloroplastic-like isoform X2, with the protein product MYFSTQGRARIHVRKGELDLQLELNNILFWVACDEHTIISCGQDYYSVLGVSKNASKSEIKSAYRKLARSYHPDVNKEPGAEQKFKEISNAYEVLSDDEKRSIYDRYGEAGLKGSMGMGDFSNPFDLFESLFDGLGGMGMGARGSRNRATEGEDQVYNLVLDFKEAIFGVEKEIEIMRLENCGTCDGSGAKPGTRTAKCSACGGQGQVISSARTPLGVFQQIMPCSACGGAGETTTPCNTCGGDGRVRKSKRISLKVPAGVDSGSRLRVRSEGNAGRRGGPPGDLFVIIEVRPDPVLKRDDTNILYTCKVTYIDAILGTTLKVRTVDGMVDLKVPSGTQPGTTLVMAKKGVPFLNKSNMRGDQLVKVQVEIPKRLSGEERKLIEELANLNKAKAPNSRR